In Apostichopus japonicus isolate 1M-3 chromosome 5, ASM3797524v1, whole genome shotgun sequence, a single window of DNA contains:
- the LOC139967859 gene encoding uncharacterized protein, giving the protein MAAGGIDTQYSDSNSEECREMEDMVDDRGEVFPYMFEPETSEEEAGSDSDVEIDRLDGTHWVSCGQCAVMPTARECRCCREIEKVRNVMDEEGAACITLHPGFEAVCLNPWVLQTAYNVYRQQYGGRAQENSIH; this is encoded by the exons ATGGCTGCCGGTGGCATTGACACACAGTATTCAGATAGCAATAGCGAAGAATGCAGGGAAATGGAGGACATGGTCGACGATCGTGGGGAAGTTTTTCCCTAcatgttcgaaccggagaccagcGAAGAGGAAGCGGGATCGGACAGCGATGTCGAAATTGATCGTCTTGACGGAACACACTGG GTGTCTTGTGGCCAGTGTGCTGTGATGCCTACAGCAAGGGAGTGTAGATGCTGCAgggaaatagaaaaagtaaggaatgtgatggatgaagaaggtgcTGCATGCATCACCTTACACCCAGGTTTTGAAGCTGTGTGCCTGAACCCATGGGTGCTACAGACAGCCTACAACGTGTACCGTCAACAGTATGGTGGCCGTGCACAGGAAAATAGCATCCATTA
- the LOC139967853 gene encoding uncharacterized protein isoform X3 gives MQWNAGPYFLSEESISIVCSTLEELSISTDKLPSTLLRNCTGLILFDLQYTTLFEIPESFFHTIQGISKIHMSSIKLKTIPERLFESTSVNMILDIGDNDLEEIPAKLFTINPKGHYMTALFLCGNKLKFLPRGLFDNVHYLQNLFLHDNNLKTLPGSILAAISLSSLYLFQNNIEYLTEPLFGNNKRNSTLKEIHLQDNPIRRISSAVIDEMIDGGTMFLSCEHLTMPTIREQLNVTCLRPSTVMVMNISYDAARWFQARGFSCFGLKVDNLRECTSCPTGTYGGHVNDNTCQACPRGGFYQDQVGQYSLDGTSMNCKNCTEGTFVRLGSGKDPLSCKVCPTGTNKNGLAGFRACSCLDNYFRRDRFDKCELCPQEGVHCKNDYMAISQGYYWNWSYTNIDEYKRFVENLLTFNDSYKNDTTRFNGSLPKAHKCLKSDRCANDVDQIKGNCAEGYIGWMCTNCDEEFFPIFGFCRPCPALKYFILESSVILIILALFLFLLFKTYRNKKRRSRSLVDSTLALTKIVLGFYQIMAEFWESIDVIFWPQFFRSIATWLDVLQFNISSILIKPKCFWPAFELTPYTAFTLGAMFPFFSMACAILAIGAVKLHARVSEKKSPANVDDITFRLQLHQNNILTFLVLILFVTYTSTCNVTFALYGPTCDTFSLDEFGVYNISILRSDYSINCNTTTHRRFQIASYCSSIYVIALPAVLYLFLWKHSRRNGSSELHEHNNDDSPKWLRFLNENYQSDFWYWEIIELVRKVSQTFVIVIFGWNGYFSVTITLTLAVIFLSLHISFKPMKDRVEYYLQLMSLWAIFFNMLVAAVPAPESFTGQFSTDILVTFLVILNTSVIVIALAVTVLKMGKIIYSRNCLRRGDSGYRTNEGQDEHFYDEVQPLIN, from the exons GTCGATCTCAACTGACAAACTACCTTCAACTCTTCTACGAAATTGCACAGGGTTGATTCTTTT TGACTTACAATATACCACCTTGTTTGAAATTCCGGAAAGTTTCTTTCACACAATTCAAGGAATTAGTAAGAT ACATATGTCATCTATCAAGCTGAAGACGATACCAGAACGACTGTTTGAATCCACTTCAGTTAATATGATTTT AGACATCGGAGACAACGATTTGGAAGAAATTCCTGCTAAATTGTTCACGATTAATCCGAAAGGTCACTATATGACAGCACTCTTTCTATGTGGTAATAAGCTGAAGTTTCTGCCGAGAGGACTGTTCGACAATGTCCATTATCTCCAAAATCT ATTTCTCCACGACAACAACTTGAAAACTCTACCGGGATCTATACTGGCTGCAATATCTTTGTCTAGTCT GTATCTGTTTCAGAACAACATAGAATACCTGACGGAACCATTATTCGGCAATAATAAACGAAATTCTACATTAAAAGAAAT CCATTTACAAGATAATCCCATCCGTCGAATATCGTCAGCAGTTATTGATGAAATGATCGACGGAGGTACCAT gTTTCTATCTTGTGAACACCTTACAATGCCCACGATTCGGGAACAACTGAACGT AACATGTCTGCGTCCATCGACTGTAATGGTAATGAACATTAGCTACGACGCTGCCCGGTGGTTCCAGGCTAGAGGATTTAGTTGTTTTGGACTCAAGGTGGATAATCTCCGAGAGTGTACATCTTGTCCAACTGGCACATACGGTGGACACGTAAATGACAACACTTGCCAGGCTTGTCCACGTG GTGGCTTTTATCAAGATCAAGTTGGCCAATACTCCTTGGATGGAACGTCCATGAACTGTAAAAATTGCACTGAAGGAACGTTTGTAAGGCTAGGTTCAGGAAAAGACCCCCTGAGCTGTAAAGTTTGTCCCACTGGAACAAATAAGAACGGATTGGCAGGATTTCGAGCTTGCTCATGTTTGGATAACTATTTTAGGCGTGATCGTTTTGATAAATGTGAGCTTTGTCCACAGGAGGGTGTACATTGCAAGAATGATTACATGGCCATAAGCCAAGGCTATTACTGGAACTGGAGTTacacaaatattgatgaataCAAACGATTTGTAgaaaacctattgacatttaatGACTCGTACAAAAACGATACTACGAGATTTAATGGATCTCTTCCCAAAGCTCATAAATGTTTGAAGAGCGATAGATGCGCTAATGACGTTGATCAAATCAAAGGAAATTGTGCGGAAGGCTATATTGGTTGGATGTGCACAAACTGTGACGAAGAATTCTTCCCTATATTTGGATTTTGTCGTCCTTGTCCAGctcttaaatatttcattttggaaTCTTCAGTCATTTTGATCATTCTTGCTCTTTTCCTCTTTCTTCTGTTCAAAACTTATCGTAATAAAAAAAGACGGTCTCGATCCCTTGTAGACAGTACGTTGGCCTTGACCAAAATAGTTCTCGGATTTTATCAAATTATGGCAGAATTTTGGGAATCTATAGATGTTATCTTTTGGCCACAGTTTTTTAGAAGCATTGCTACATGGCTAGATGTTTTgcaatttaatatttcaagcaTACTGATAAAGCCTAAGTGTTTCTGGCCTGCATTTGAGCTAACACCGTACACAGCTTTTACTCTGGGCGCTATGTTTCCATTCTTTTCAATGGCTTGTGCCATTCTTGCTATTGGTGCGGTAAAACTTCACGCAAGAGTTTCAGAAAAGAAGAGCCCTGCAAACGTTGACGATATTACTTTCCGCTTGCAACTTCaccaaaataatattcttacctTTCTGGTTCTTATATTATTTGTCACTTACACATCCACTTGTAACGTTACCTTTGCACTTTACGGCCCTACTTGCGACACGTTTTCTCTTGATGAGTTTGGTGTTTATAACATTAGCATATTGCGGTCTGATTACTCAATAAACTGTAACACGACCACCCATCGTCGTTTCCAAATCGCTTCGTACTGTTCGTCAATATATGTTATTGCACTTCCGGCAGTTCTGTATCTTTTCTTGTGGAAACATTCTCGTCGAAATGGCAGCAGCGAGCTTCATGAACACAACAATGATGACTCACCAAAGTGGTTGAGATTTCTGAATGAGAATTACCAGTCTGATTTCTGGTACTGGGAAATCATCGAACTTGTCCGTAAAGTGTCACAGACTTTCGTAATCGTCATATTTGGATGGAATGGTTATTTTTCTGTCACAATTACGTTAACATTGGCTGTTATCTTCCTGAGTTTACATATTTCCTTCAAACCGATGAAAGACAGGGTTGAGTATTACTTACAG CTGATGTCCCTTTGGGCCATTTTCTTCAACATGCTTGTAGCAGCAGTTCCAGCTCCGGAATCTTTCACTGGACAATTCTCAACCGATATCCTGGTCACGTTTCTGGTGATTTTAAACACCAGTGTTATTGTCATTGCACTAG CTGTGACCGTCTTGAAGATGGGTAAAATTATTTACAGTAGAAATTGTCTCCGAAGAGGAGACAGCGGGTACCGAACTAACGAAGGTCAAGATGAGCACTTCTACGATGAAGTCCAACCTCTTATCAATTGA